A single window of Trichocoleus sp. DNA harbors:
- a CDS encoding ATP-dependent Clp protease proteolytic subunit: protein MSVDQILRVPYNIPGSPYWQWVNIFTRMSQERIIFLNQPITDGLANSIISALLYLDSEDPNKPIYLYINSLGDPLAAGMASITAGMISVTAGLAIYDTMQHIKSEIVTICMGQAAGMAALLLSCGAKGKRASLPHASIALMPPRSGTQGQATDIEINAKEVLSKKHLIIDIFAKNTGQSIEKLTKDTDRMLYMSAEEAKEYGLIDRVLESSKVPSQPVPALT, encoded by the coding sequence ATGTCCGTTGATCAAATTCTGCGCGTTCCTTACAACATTCCCGGTAGCCCTTACTGGCAGTGGGTCAACATCTTTACGCGGATGAGCCAGGAGCGCATTATCTTCCTGAACCAGCCGATTACTGATGGTCTAGCAAATTCGATTATTTCGGCGTTGCTCTACCTCGACTCTGAAGACCCCAATAAACCCATTTATCTCTATATCAACTCGCTGGGTGATCCGCTTGCGGCTGGGATGGCTTCAATTACGGCGGGCATGATCTCTGTTACTGCAGGTTTGGCAATTTACGACACCATGCAGCATATCAAATCTGAAATTGTGACGATTTGCATGGGTCAGGCGGCTGGAATGGCAGCGCTGCTGCTCTCTTGTGGGGCAAAAGGGAAACGCGCCAGTCTACCACATGCCTCGATCGCGCTCATGCCGCCTCGGAGTGGAACCCAGGGACAAGCGACCGATATCGAAATCAACGCGAAAGAAGTTCTGAGCAAGAAACACTTGATCATCGACATCTTCGCCAAAAATACTGGGCAGTCGATCGAAAAATTGACCAAAGACACCGATCGCATGCTTTATATGTCTGCAGAAGAAGCGAAAGAATATGGCTTGATCGATCGTGTCCTTGAAAGCTCAAAAGTACCGAGTCAGCCTGTTCCAGCTCTCACCTAA
- a CDS encoding ATP-dependent Clp protease proteolytic subunit has protein sequence MSSPIKAVQSTYYGGDAYYRTPPPDLPSLLLKERIVYLGLPLVSSDDFKRQMGVDVTKLIIAQLLYLQFDDPDKPIFFYINSTGTSWYTGDAIGYETEAFAICDTINYVKPPVHTICIGQAMGTAAMILSAGAKGFRASLPHATIVLNQSRTGAQGQATDIQIRAKEVLSNKAAMLDILSRNSGQPAEKIAKDTDRMLYMTPPEAKEYGLIDRVLESVKDLPKPVPALT, from the coding sequence ATGAGTTCACCCATCAAAGCTGTTCAATCTACATACTACGGGGGAGATGCCTACTACCGCACTCCGCCACCCGATCTGCCCTCGCTATTGCTGAAGGAGCGGATTGTTTATCTGGGCTTGCCTCTGGTGTCGTCAGATGATTTCAAGCGACAAATGGGGGTGGACGTAACCAAGCTGATTATTGCCCAGTTGCTTTATCTACAGTTTGACGATCCAGATAAGCCAATTTTCTTCTACATCAACTCGACGGGCACATCCTGGTACACCGGAGATGCGATCGGCTACGAAACCGAAGCCTTTGCCATCTGCGACACAATTAACTACGTCAAGCCTCCGGTTCATACGATTTGCATTGGGCAGGCAATGGGAACTGCCGCGATGATTCTCTCTGCTGGAGCCAAGGGATTTCGTGCCAGTCTGCCGCATGCGACGATCGTGCTGAACCAGTCTCGGACAGGGGCACAGGGTCAAGCAACCGATATTCAGATTCGGGCAAAAGAAGTACTGTCCAACAAAGCCGCGATGCTGGATATTCTGTCTCGCAACTCGGGGCAGCCGGCGGAGAAGATCGCCAAAGACACCGATCGCATGCTCTATATGACTCCGCCAGAAGCGAAAGAATATGGCTTGATCGATCGTGTCCTCGAAAGCGTCAAGGATCTGCCGAAGCCCGTTCCTGCATTGACCTAA
- a CDS encoding VWA domain-containing protein: MRVGLQAALSDPNLNAVQGSNQRQLAISLSALPETGGRTAPLNLCLILDHSGSMNGQPLETVKQAAHRIVDNLSPGDRLSIVVFDHRAKVLVPNQMIDSPAGVKVEINKLKASGGTAIDEGMRLGIEELAKGKKDTISQAFLLTDGENEHGDNDRCLKLAQLAANFNLTLNTLGFGDHWNQDILERIADGGGGTLSYIQRPEEAVSEFSRLFTRIQSVGLTNAYLLLRLMPGVRLAELKPIAQVVPDTIELPVTQEEAEYVVRLGDLMIDAPRVVLANLYIDQFPEGWQPIADVQVRYDDPLKGEGLLSERTPIQINNLRDYEPNPNLQVQQHILALAKYRQTQIAEAKLQQGDRAAAATLLQSAAKTALQMGDQSAATVLQNTATRLQSGEELTEADRKKTRIVSKTVLQ, from the coding sequence ATGCGAGTTGGTCTGCAAGCTGCATTGAGTGATCCAAACCTCAACGCTGTCCAAGGCAGCAATCAGCGACAGCTAGCCATTTCTCTCTCGGCGTTGCCAGAAACGGGTGGACGGACTGCACCACTCAATCTTTGTTTGATTCTCGATCACAGCGGCTCAATGAACGGGCAGCCGCTTGAAACAGTGAAGCAAGCCGCCCACCGCATTGTAGATAACTTGTCTCCGGGCGATCGGCTTTCAATTGTGGTATTTGATCACAGAGCCAAGGTGCTGGTTCCGAATCAGATGATCGATAGTCCGGCAGGCGTGAAGGTGGAGATCAACAAGCTCAAGGCAAGCGGGGGAACGGCGATCGATGAGGGGATGCGCCTGGGCATTGAGGAACTGGCAAAAGGCAAGAAAGACACCATTTCTCAGGCATTTTTGCTAACAGACGGGGAAAACGAACATGGCGATAACGATCGCTGCCTCAAGCTGGCTCAACTCGCCGCCAATTTCAACCTGACGCTGAACACGCTGGGCTTTGGTGATCACTGGAACCAGGACATTCTGGAGCGCATTGCCGATGGTGGAGGCGGCACGCTGTCTTATATTCAGCGACCGGAAGAAGCTGTGAGCGAGTTTAGCCGCTTGTTTACCCGGATTCAGTCGGTTGGCTTAACCAATGCCTACCTGCTGTTGAGATTGATGCCTGGAGTCCGTTTAGCAGAACTTAAGCCCATTGCTCAAGTCGTGCCTGACACCATCGAGTTACCCGTAACACAGGAGGAAGCCGAGTATGTTGTGCGTTTGGGCGATTTGATGATCGATGCGCCAAGAGTCGTGTTAGCCAATTTATATATTGATCAGTTTCCTGAAGGCTGGCAGCCGATCGCCGATGTGCAGGTACGCTATGACGACCCACTGAAGGGCGAAGGCTTGCTTTCAGAGCGAACGCCGATCCAGATTAACAATCTCCGCGACTATGAGCCAAATCCCAACCTTCAGGTGCAGCAGCATATCCTTGCACTAGCAAAATATCGACAAACCCAAATCGCGGAAGCCAAACTGCAACAGGGCGATCGAGCTGCCGCCGCCACACTGCTTCAATCTGCGGCAAAAACAGCCTTACAAATGGGCGATCAAAGCGCTGCTACAGTTCTGCAAAACACTGCAACTCGTCTCCAGTCTGGGGAAGAACTAACCGAAGCCGATCGCAAGAAAACCAGAATCGTCTCTAAAACTGTCTTGCAATAA
- a CDS encoding UPF0175 family protein, translating to MALQLTIPDSVLQELRLPEPFQAQELLKELAVALYSQEALCFNKASELAQMNHQQFGKLLHKRCVNRHCGRVSIDRDLACTYSE from the coding sequence ATGGCTCTGCAACTCACAATCCCTGACTCCGTTCTGCAAGAACTGCGGTTGCCTGAACCTTTCCAGGCTCAAGAACTGCTAAAAGAACTGGCAGTTGCGCTTTACTCACAGGAAGCACTGTGCTTCAACAAAGCAAGCGAACTGGCTCAGATGAATCATCAGCAGTTTGGGAAGCTTTTACATAAGCGCTGCGTTAACCGTCACTGTGGTAGAGTCTCGATCGATCGCGATCTTGCTTGTACCTATAGCGAATAA
- the ureA gene encoding urease subunit gamma encodes MQLTPQEKDKLLIFTAALLAERRKEKGLKLNYPESIAFISAAILEGAREGRTVAELMTYGTTLLAREDVMEGIPEMIHEVQVEATFPDGTKLVTVHDPIR; translated from the coding sequence ATGCAACTGACTCCGCAAGAGAAAGACAAGCTGCTGATTTTTACTGCTGCTTTGTTGGCAGAGCGACGTAAAGAAAAGGGGCTAAAGCTCAACTATCCTGAGTCGATCGCTTTTATTTCTGCTGCAATTCTAGAAGGCGCAAGGGAAGGTCGGACGGTTGCTGAACTAATGACCTACGGGACGACGCTGCTGGCACGCGAGGACGTCATGGAAGGCATCCCCGAAATGATTCATGAAGTTCAGGTTGAAGCGACTTTTCCGGATGGGACAAAGCTGGTTACCGTTCACGACCCCATTCGCTAG
- the psbP gene encoding photosystem II reaction center PsbP codes for MLKRVAAVLLIVISLSLQSCALATTGLKAYVNTYKGYEFLYPNGWVSAKVSNGPDVVFHDLIEDTENVSVIISDVADNKTLEDLGSPTEVGYRLSKSAIAPPDSGRTAELVNAETRQDGDKTYYLLEYAVQLPNQLRHNLASVIVRRGQLFTFNISTTEKRWEKVQDRFRHVATSFSVY; via the coding sequence ATGCTGAAGCGAGTTGCAGCAGTCTTGCTGATCGTCATAAGTCTCAGTTTGCAGAGTTGTGCTTTGGCAACAACGGGCTTAAAAGCCTATGTCAATACCTATAAAGGATACGAATTCCTCTATCCAAACGGGTGGGTGTCTGCAAAAGTCTCAAATGGACCCGACGTTGTATTCCATGATCTGATTGAAGACACTGAAAATGTCAGCGTGATTATTAGCGATGTTGCTGACAACAAGACGCTAGAAGACTTGGGTTCACCCACTGAAGTTGGATATCGTCTGTCTAAAAGCGCGATCGCGCCACCAGATTCTGGGAGAACAGCAGAGCTTGTCAATGCAGAGACGCGGCAGGACGGTGACAAAACCTATTATTTGCTGGAGTATGCAGTTCAGCTCCCCAATCAACTACGGCACAACCTTGCCAGTGTAATTGTGCGGCGGGGACAGCTTTTCACGTTCAACATCTCCACCACGGAAAAGCGGTGGGAAAAGGTGCAAGATCGCTTCCGCCATGTTGCGACCTCTTTCTCGGTTTATTAA
- a CDS encoding nucleoside triphosphate pyrophosphatase, with amino-acid sequence MNIPSLVLASASPARKRLLQTAGIEPVVAPSDFDESQVQIAQPAELVNVLAQGKAEAVAPRFTDALILGCDSVLALNNEIYGKPANAAEAVSRWQKVRGQVGQLYTGHALLDQVQGKKLVRCQVTAVYFANISDRQIAAYTATGEPLNCAGCFALEGKGGLFVERIEGCHSNVIGLSLPLLRQMLTDLGYDVTDYWG; translated from the coding sequence ATGAACATCCCTTCTCTTGTTCTAGCTTCTGCTTCTCCCGCCCGTAAACGACTGCTCCAAACTGCGGGAATTGAACCAGTTGTCGCTCCAAGTGATTTTGATGAATCACAGGTGCAGATCGCTCAACCTGCTGAACTCGTCAATGTACTAGCACAAGGCAAGGCTGAGGCAGTTGCCCCTCGGTTTACAGATGCTTTAATTTTGGGCTGTGATTCTGTCTTAGCGTTAAACAACGAAATTTACGGTAAACCTGCAAATGCAGCAGAAGCCGTGTCTCGCTGGCAGAAAGTGCGGGGACAGGTTGGGCAACTCTACACCGGGCATGCCTTGCTTGATCAGGTGCAGGGTAAAAAGCTCGTTCGCTGTCAGGTAACAGCTGTGTATTTTGCCAACATCAGCGATCGACAAATTGCTGCTTATACTGCTACAGGCGAACCCTTAAACTGTGCCGGATGTTTCGCGTTGGAAGGCAAAGGCGGATTATTTGTCGAGCGGATTGAGGGCTGCCACAGTAATGTCATTGGCTTAAGCTTGCCGCTACTGCGTCAGATGTTGACTGATTTAGGGTACGACGTCACAGATTATTGGGGCTAG
- a CDS encoding serine/threonine-protein kinase, which produces MDASVPNSNHLRSVPQNQLSELCGSEQRFRDRYQVMRALGRGGFGVTYLAKDVALPNSPLCVIKQLCPKVTNPVILQRACQRFEREAKTLSQLGSHAQIPQLLDYFQLNGEFYLVQEYIRGRTLAKEVKLKGRLSESEVKQFLAEILPVLSYVHEHQVIHRDIKPPNIIRCQDDGRLVLIDFGAVKEQFVHASDSTQKGSTTHFVGTLGFAPPEQLSLRATFSSDIFAIGVTCLYLLTGKPPMEFDYDVATGEVCWQEWVEVSEHFAKILEKMLRISLRDRYQSAEEVLRALNLEPYLETLAPCMSSHPLNAIPDEADLLNKGYLSPIVRTAIAIRRWRTRRLAKEQRQDRQDDRVMMN; this is translated from the coding sequence ATGGATGCATCAGTTCCCAACTCAAACCATCTTCGCTCAGTGCCTCAAAACCAATTGAGCGAACTCTGTGGTTCGGAACAGCGGTTCCGCGATCGATATCAGGTGATGCGAGCACTTGGGCGCGGCGGTTTTGGCGTAACTTACCTGGCAAAAGATGTTGCTCTACCCAATAGCCCGCTCTGCGTCATCAAGCAGCTTTGCCCCAAAGTCACAAATCCTGTCATTCTGCAAAGAGCTTGTCAACGATTTGAGCGAGAAGCTAAGACGCTCAGTCAGTTAGGCAGCCATGCCCAAATTCCGCAACTGCTGGACTATTTCCAGCTCAACGGAGAATTTTATCTTGTCCAAGAATATATCAGAGGGCGCACCCTGGCGAAGGAAGTAAAGCTCAAAGGCAGGCTCTCTGAATCAGAAGTCAAACAATTCCTGGCAGAAATTCTACCTGTTCTGAGCTATGTCCATGAGCATCAGGTGATTCACCGCGATATCAAGCCACCCAACATTATTCGTTGCCAGGATGATGGACGGTTAGTGCTGATCGATTTTGGCGCTGTTAAAGAGCAATTTGTGCATGCCAGCGACTCGACCCAAAAGGGATCAACCACGCATTTTGTGGGTACATTAGGGTTTGCCCCACCTGAACAACTGTCACTAAGAGCCACTTTCAGCAGTGATATTTTTGCGATCGGTGTCACCTGTCTCTATCTATTGACCGGAAAACCCCCAATGGAATTTGACTATGATGTGGCAACGGGAGAAGTCTGTTGGCAAGAATGGGTTGAGGTAAGTGAACATTTCGCTAAGATCTTGGAAAAGATGCTTAGAATTTCTTTGCGCGATCGATATCAATCAGCGGAGGAGGTCTTACGCGCACTGAACCTGGAGCCTTATCTGGAAACGCTGGCTCCCTGTATGAGCAGCCATCCCCTAAACGCCATTCCGGATGAAGCAGACCTCCTCAACAAAGGCTATCTCTCCCCAATTGTTCGGACTGCGATTGCCATTCGTCGCTGGCGTACCCGCCGATTAGCCAAAGAACAGCGCCAAGACAGACAGGACGATCGAGTCATGATGAATTAG
- a CDS encoding M48 family metalloprotease, producing the protein MESAQNLKIGLAALKQKDYAAAIAPLEAVSQTGDPASRLKAQMGLVKAYARTQQIQQAIDLCYGLAQHPNPQVQTWATDTATELQRRAPTSPAASSNLDETGFTPLNPESLTVQGRRNRETVGQREKVSSPKTNLQKPKREQSRVKQPLEPSHNPPQTIDQSSHAAQPLHPNPPDLAPAPRSTPDPHTLVRRAGRAQPVGLGTVDRSTFWALQAGTVIFLIWLLTLLLDRVQNLLNLVIAKLVWRIVPSFSLLLFKPLLPVLLLLIALYFASPWLLDGTLKRVYRLRDFSFLELERRSAEAGQILKRTEGQQQFQPKLKFLPIAAPILFTYGSLPRNTRIVVSQGLLDRLQEDEIAALYAAEVAHVQQWTVGILSLVSLLAQLPFWVYWQVAAWGDRQSNAFLQGIAIFVSAVGYGLYWLLRLPGLALARVRLYFSDRLATELTGNPNGMVRALLRVMMGIAETVQQQGSTSPLLESFDLLMPVGYQQAVSLGSTYVQTANANLFEWDRRSPYRAWLSLLNDHPPLGDRFHWLTQYARQWHIEPELPWNQSNQRLAPQKFPISQRFWLQAAPWVGLAIGLLLAILLWLVGWVAMKAGSLEIDWLWGDRSVLGGLGLLGLGIGLFIRINAFYPDIKRTMLKENLSLEALLTAPDALPIDNKPVRWRGKLLGRKGIRNRCHQDLFLQTSTGTIRLHYTSQLGCIGDVLFQVLRPEAFLTPQNNTVTVTGWFRRGATSWIEVETIQPPRGTTARSEHPVWSTILALLLSLAGAFLIWTGGS; encoded by the coding sequence GTGGAATCAGCACAGAATCTCAAAATTGGTTTAGCCGCCCTGAAGCAAAAAGACTATGCAGCGGCGATCGCTCCCCTAGAAGCCGTTTCTCAAACTGGAGATCCTGCCAGTCGGCTGAAAGCACAGATGGGGTTAGTCAAAGCCTACGCGCGAACCCAGCAAATCCAGCAGGCGATCGATCTCTGTTATGGTTTGGCTCAGCATCCTAATCCACAGGTACAAACTTGGGCAACCGATACCGCAACTGAACTACAGCGTCGTGCTCCGACATCCCCTGCTGCTTCATCCAATCTAGATGAGACAGGCTTTACACCGTTGAATCCAGAATCTTTGACGGTGCAGGGACGCAGAAACAGAGAAACGGTTGGGCAAAGGGAAAAAGTTAGTTCCCCAAAGACCAACTTGCAGAAACCGAAAAGAGAGCAGAGCAGGGTAAAACAGCCGCTTGAGCCGAGCCATAACCCTCCCCAAACGATCGATCAATCCTCCCATGCAGCACAGCCGCTTCACCCCAATCCGCCTGATCTGGCTCCCGCTCCTCGCTCGACCCCTGACCCCCATACCCTGGTTCGACGAGCTGGCAGAGCCCAGCCTGTTGGCTTAGGCACAGTCGATCGTTCTACCTTTTGGGCACTTCAGGCAGGCACCGTCATTTTTCTGATTTGGCTGCTGACTCTACTACTGGATCGGGTACAGAATTTACTGAATCTGGTGATTGCAAAGCTAGTTTGGAGGATTGTCCCTAGCTTTTCATTACTGCTGTTCAAGCCGCTGTTGCCTGTCCTGTTGCTCCTGATTGCGCTGTATTTTGCCAGCCCCTGGCTATTGGACGGAACTTTAAAGCGGGTGTATCGGCTGCGGGATTTTAGCTTTTTAGAGTTAGAGCGTCGCAGCGCTGAGGCAGGCCAAATTCTGAAGCGAACCGAGGGACAGCAGCAATTCCAACCCAAGCTGAAGTTTTTGCCGATCGCTGCGCCAATTCTTTTTACCTATGGTTCTCTGCCGCGCAATACCCGGATTGTCGTCAGCCAGGGCTTGCTCGATCGACTGCAAGAAGATGAAATTGCAGCGCTTTATGCGGCTGAAGTGGCTCATGTTCAGCAATGGACTGTCGGGATTTTGTCGCTGGTGTCTTTGCTGGCGCAACTGCCTTTTTGGGTTTACTGGCAAGTGGCAGCATGGGGTGATCGGCAATCTAACGCTTTCCTTCAGGGAATTGCTATTTTTGTTTCTGCAGTGGGCTATGGGCTATATTGGCTGCTGCGACTACCAGGATTGGCACTGGCGCGGGTGCGGCTCTATTTTAGCGATCGACTAGCAACCGAACTGACTGGCAACCCCAATGGCATGGTACGGGCGCTCCTGCGAGTCATGATGGGCATTGCGGAAACAGTACAGCAACAAGGTAGCACCTCTCCCTTGCTGGAAAGTTTTGACCTACTGATGCCAGTCGGATATCAACAAGCGGTGAGTTTGGGCAGCACCTATGTTCAAACTGCAAATGCCAACCTATTTGAATGGGATCGTCGTAGTCCTTATCGTGCCTGGTTAAGCTTGCTCAATGACCATCCACCGCTAGGCGATCGATTTCATTGGTTGACGCAGTATGCCCGACAGTGGCACATAGAGCCAGAGTTGCCGTGGAATCAGTCGAATCAGCGCCTCGCTCCGCAAAAATTTCCCATCTCGCAGCGGTTTTGGCTGCAAGCGGCTCCCTGGGTTGGTTTGGCGATCGGCTTGCTGCTGGCAATTTTGCTCTGGCTAGTGGGATGGGTGGCAATGAAAGCAGGCTCTCTAGAGATCGACTGGCTGTGGGGCGATCGATCGGTGCTGGGGGGACTCGGGTTGCTGGGGTTGGGCATTGGTCTTTTTATCCGCATCAATGCCTTCTACCCAGACATCAAACGCACCATGCTGAAGGAAAACCTGTCACTAGAAGCATTGCTCACTGCGCCGGATGCGCTGCCCATTGACAACAAACCAGTTCGCTGGCGCGGCAAACTGCTAGGACGAAAAGGAATTCGGAATCGCTGCCATCAAGACCTATTTTTACAAACGTCAACGGGAACAATTCGCCTGCACTATACCTCTCAGCTAGGCTGCATTGGCGATGTGCTGTTTCAAGTTCTGCGTCCAGAAGCCTTCCTGACCCCGCAAAATAATACTGTGACTGTAACAGGCTGGTTTCGTCGTGGTGCAACTTCCTGGATCGAGGTTGAAACCATTCAGCCGCCGCGAGGCACCACTGCCCGCAGTGAACATCCCGTTTGGTCAACCATTTTGGCGTTGCTGCTCAGTCTGGCTGGCGCATTTCTCATCTGGACGGGCGGATCATAG
- a CDS encoding S-layer homology domain-containing protein produces MTAQPPSDPPPSRRPSLDFDEFIAVIVAFTTLGAVLAWGLTRDNGLFNQSWLPSLNPTESPAANGVFPNTASSTAPNPDSTPQPIFPVPGATTNANPNQGQVIPVPDRTSRTAVVPVPVPVDPTLAQPEETPQPTETPVPQGAAVSQATPSPNAGTFPDVPANYWAYPFITALIQRGDLSGFPDGTFRPNQPVTRAEFAAMIQNTFPQTKQQAPLTFPDVPSNYWAAPAIDTAVQTGFLKGYPEGLFQPNQQIPTVQALVALTNGLQLAAPANPDQVMQLFRDRDQIPAYAVPSTAAAAQSGLVVNHPNPDILSPNQPASRAQVAAMLYQALVATGQAAPISSNYIVRP; encoded by the coding sequence ATGACCGCACAACCCCCTTCAGACCCTCCTCCCTCTAGAAGACCCTCGCTCGACTTTGATGAGTTTATTGCCGTCATCGTGGCATTTACGACTTTGGGAGCTGTGCTTGCTTGGGGTCTAACTCGCGATAATGGGCTATTCAATCAATCCTGGCTGCCATCGCTTAACCCAACTGAGTCTCCTGCCGCAAACGGTGTCTTCCCCAATACGGCGTCCAGCACAGCGCCAAATCCAGACTCAACCCCACAGCCTATTTTTCCTGTTCCCGGAGCAACGACGAACGCTAATCCGAATCAAGGTCAGGTGATTCCCGTCCCCGATCGCACGAGCAGAACCGCAGTCGTTCCAGTTCCAGTTCCAGTTGACCCGACGCTTGCCCAACCCGAGGAGACGCCCCAACCCACTGAAACTCCTGTGCCTCAGGGTGCAGCTGTGTCTCAAGCGACTCCCTCCCCCAATGCTGGTACGTTTCCAGATGTGCCTGCAAACTATTGGGCTTATCCCTTTATTACGGCACTGATTCAGCGCGGCGACTTAAGCGGCTTTCCCGACGGCACGTTTCGCCCCAACCAGCCAGTAACGCGGGCAGAATTCGCTGCCATGATTCAAAATACCTTCCCGCAGACGAAGCAGCAGGCTCCCCTGACCTTTCCCGATGTGCCAAGTAACTATTGGGCAGCTCCGGCGATCGATACTGCCGTTCAGACGGGTTTCTTGAAGGGCTATCCTGAAGGTTTGTTTCAGCCCAATCAGCAAATTCCTACGGTTCAGGCACTTGTTGCTTTGACCAATGGCTTGCAGCTTGCGGCTCCGGCAAATCCTGACCAGGTGATGCAGCTGTTTCGCGATCGTGATCAAATTCCTGCTTATGCAGTTCCTTCCACGGCAGCGGCGGCTCAATCGGGTTTAGTCGTCAACCATCCCAACCCTGATATACTGAGTCCGAATCAGCCTGCGAGCCGTGCCCAAGTTGCTGCCATGCTGTATCAGGCGCTTGTGGCAACAGGACAGGCAGCACCCATTTCATCGAATTACATCGTACGACCCTAA
- a CDS encoding DUF3747 domain-containing protein — translation MKRFFKQQFWLLTLLLLGTSQAGQAAVSQFDQSEINSDRFLTVAAPAGRTGYQLLILEQVKDSRPCWNESGSNPTIVEPLLLQFDFTGICGRSIDSNGYSLRAAGEDQGLRYSLRIMKQQNDLVLVAASNTVRNLQIPIGRSYGLPAPGEFVQIQLDPGWRLTRRTFNGRTIGHVYLTNDQPISYLVALATSPPGTVPPVPSLPTVPNPDGTVSPTLPSGTTPQPNPGIPIPVPAPGSTQPGSATQPVPPRTSSTGSATNPTTSPTTSPTTGSPTTGIPIPVPAPGSTQSGSPTQPVPPRTNSTGSATNPTTSPITGIPIPVPAPGSAQPGSTATSPNSSSTPRPLPPLPQRSNTTPPPPPPPPTTSSDRPAAPAPVSTVPSPSGTTQPTPASPASPPRTLPALPGRSTPANPPANSSASSSTPASPVSLPRTLPTLPGRSTPANPSTNSSANPPANSSANSSTIVPTVPAPTNSPTAPTPTTTVPTLPVAPGSVPSNETAAAPGQSTPRNAGYRVIVDANTAELQDRVRSVVPQAQIVTVNGQVVMQAGLFRDLGSAEQLRQKLLQSNLSATVVPIR, via the coding sequence ATGAAACGATTTTTTAAGCAGCAATTTTGGCTGCTGACATTGCTGTTGTTAGGTACATCTCAAGCAGGTCAAGCGGCAGTGTCCCAGTTTGATCAAAGCGAGATCAACAGCGATCGCTTCTTGACGGTTGCTGCTCCTGCTGGACGGACAGGCTACCAGCTTTTGATTTTGGAACAGGTAAAAGATTCTCGTCCTTGCTGGAATGAGAGCGGCAGTAACCCAACGATCGTCGAACCGCTGCTGCTGCAATTTGACTTTACGGGCATCTGTGGACGAAGCATTGATAGCAATGGATATTCGCTACGAGCAGCAGGGGAAGATCAGGGTCTGCGCTACAGTCTGCGGATCATGAAGCAACAAAATGATCTGGTACTGGTGGCTGCATCAAACACCGTTCGGAACCTGCAAATCCCGATCGGCAGAAGCTACGGGCTGCCGGCTCCTGGCGAGTTTGTCCAGATTCAGCTTGATCCAGGTTGGCGATTGACGCGACGCACCTTCAACGGACGCACAATTGGGCATGTTTACCTGACTAATGATCAGCCTATCTCTTACCTCGTTGCTTTAGCCACTTCGCCACCTGGCACAGTCCCCCCTGTTCCATCGCTGCCAACTGTGCCCAATCCAGATGGAACTGTTTCGCCAACACTCCCCTCAGGGACAACGCCACAACCCAATCCGGGGATTCCAATTCCTGTACCAGCACCAGGTTCTACTCAACCCGGAAGCGCCACTCAGCCAGTTCCGCCTCGGACAAGCTCTACTGGTAGTGCAACGAATCCAACGACTAGCCCAACAACAAGCCCAACAACGGGTAGTCCAACAACAGGGATTCCAATTCCTGTACCAGCACCAGGTTCTACTCAATCTGGAAGCCCAACTCAACCAGTTCCGCCTCGGACAAACTCTACTGGTAGTGCAACGAATCCAACGACTAGCCCAATAACAGGGATTCCAATTCCTGTACCAGCACCAGGTTCTGCTCAGCCTGGAAGCACGGCAACCAGTCCAAATTCATCATCCACTCCAAGACCATTACCTCCCTTACCCCAACGCTCAAACACAACTCCGCCACCGCCACCACCGCCGCCCACAACTTCCTCCGATCGTCCTGCTGCTCCTGCTCCAGTAAGCACAGTTCCTTCTCCAAGCGGCACAACTCAACCAACGCCTGCTAGTCCGGCATCACCGCCCAGAACCTTACCCGCCCTGCCAGGACGATCGACCCCGGCAAATCCGCCAGCCAATTCATCAGCCAGTTCATCAACGCCTGCTAGTCCAGTGTCACTACCCAGAACTTTACCCACCTTGCCAGGACGATCGACTCCGGCAAATCCATCTACGAACTCGTCTGCCAATCCGCCAGCTAATTCATCAGCCAATTCATCAACGATCGTTCCAACTGTCCCGGCTCCGACGAATTCACCGACTGCACCAACGCCCACAACCACAGTGCCTACACTTCCGGTAGCTCCAGGCTCAGTTCCGTCTAATGAGACTGCTGCGGCTCCAGGCCAATCGACTCCCCGGAATGCTGGTTATCGCGTTATCGTAGACGCCAACACCGCAGAGCTTCAGGATCGCGTTCGATCGGTAGTTCCACAAGCACAGATTGTGACGGTGAATGGTCAGGTTGTGATGCAAGCTGGATTATTTCGTGATTTGGGCAGTGCCGAGCAACTGCGACAAAAGCTGCTTCAGTCCAATCTATCTGCCACCGTTGTACCGATACGCTAA